One part of the Candidatus Flexicrinis affinis genome encodes these proteins:
- a CDS encoding 4a-hydroxytetrahydrobiopterin dehydratase → MASVPLTDTEIANALSGLPGWERDGDTLTRTVKFDAYLAGTAFASAVGVIAEGLDHHPDLHIGYKKVTVRFNTHDAGGKITAKDVAAARAVNALGYPKS, encoded by the coding sequence ATGGCTTCCGTTCCGTTGACCGACACCGAAATCGCCAACGCGTTGAGCGGCCTGCCCGGCTGGGAGCGCGACGGCGACACCCTGACTCGCACCGTCAAATTCGACGCGTATCTGGCCGGTACGGCGTTCGCTTCGGCTGTCGGCGTGATCGCCGAGGGACTTGACCACCACCCCGACCTGCACATCGGCTACAAGAAAGTCACCGTGCGCTTCAATACCCACGACGCCGGCGGCAAGATCACCGCCAAGGATGTCGCCGCGGCACGCGCCGTCAACGCACTCGGGTATCCCAAGTCGTAA